One Mesorhizobium sp. J428 DNA segment encodes these proteins:
- a CDS encoding amino acid ABC transporter ATP-binding/permease protein, translating to MSRFRSLRVVLALFRSGNRRMLLAGAVLSLATALAGIALLGLSGWFIAATSIAGLSVATALTFDIFMPSAGIRLLALGRTASRYGERLATHEATLKVLAALRERVFRGWASPAAARTLAMRPSRALFGLTLDIDALDTLYLRVIVPVFAATGTALAVSAALGFIHPLLGAGTALLLLAAGLGIPAVAARRAEAFARRRAYALEALRSRTIDLVKGRTDLLLAGRAGAQIEAVAAADRRLAQADIGLNRIETGAGFALGVAGAALLAGVLLAVALLAERGDIGAPAAAFAVLLALASLEPFAPLRRGAVEFGRTLLAARRLAPQLTDKAGTTALPEPAQAGVAARLRSVSASYDGQHRPVLSDVSLTVRRGERVVVIGQSGAGKSTLLSLLAAELAPVRGSVEILPATLLTQHTELFADTLRGNLALARPEATEADMIAALAAAGLDEMVGRLPHGLDTALGEAGAGLSGGQTRRLALARVLLRDAPVWLMDEPTEGLDGPTARDVVARIDAAAANRSLIIATHIRREAELADRLVLMRDGRIVAEASRGSAKYKEMLDGLRPD from the coding sequence ATGAGCCGGTTCCGCTCCCTGCGCGTCGTGCTCGCGCTCTTCCGGTCCGGCAACAGACGGATGCTGCTTGCCGGCGCCGTGCTCTCGCTCGCGACCGCGCTTGCCGGCATCGCGCTTCTCGGCCTGTCCGGCTGGTTCATCGCGGCCACGTCGATCGCCGGCCTCTCGGTCGCGACGGCGCTTACCTTCGACATCTTCATGCCGTCGGCTGGCATACGCCTGCTGGCGCTGGGCCGGACCGCCTCGCGCTATGGCGAAAGGCTGGCGACCCACGAGGCTACGCTCAAGGTCCTGGCGGCTCTCAGGGAGCGGGTGTTCCGCGGCTGGGCCTCGCCCGCCGCGGCGCGCACGCTCGCCATGCGCCCGTCGCGGGCCCTGTTCGGGCTGACGCTCGACATCGACGCGCTGGATACGCTCTATCTTCGGGTCATCGTCCCGGTCTTCGCCGCGACAGGCACCGCGCTGGCGGTTTCGGCTGCGCTCGGCTTCATCCATCCGCTTCTGGGCGCCGGCACGGCGCTGCTGCTGCTCGCTGCCGGCCTCGGCATCCCGGCTGTCGCTGCCCGCCGTGCCGAGGCTTTCGCGCGCCGCAGGGCGTATGCCCTCGAAGCATTGCGCTCGCGCACCATCGACCTGGTGAAAGGCAGGACCGACCTGCTGTTGGCCGGTCGCGCCGGCGCCCAGATCGAGGCAGTCGCCGCGGCGGACCGGCGTCTTGCGCAGGCCGACATCGGCCTCAACCGCATTGAGACCGGTGCGGGCTTTGCGCTCGGGGTAGCTGGCGCTGCTTTGCTGGCAGGCGTGCTGCTCGCTGTAGCCCTGCTTGCGGAGCGTGGCGACATCGGTGCACCAGCCGCAGCCTTCGCCGTCCTTCTTGCCCTGGCGAGCCTCGAGCCGTTCGCGCCGCTGCGGCGCGGCGCGGTCGAGTTCGGCCGCACTCTCCTCGCCGCGCGCCGACTGGCGCCGCAGCTGACGGACAAGGCTGGAACCACCGCGCTGCCCGAGCCGGCACAGGCGGGCGTCGCGGCACGGCTGCGGTCGGTCTCGGCGAGCTACGACGGCCAGCACCGCCCGGTCCTGTCCGATGTCTCGCTCACGGTGCGGCGTGGCGAACGCGTCGTCGTCATCGGGCAGAGCGGGGCGGGCAAGTCCACGCTCCTCTCGCTCCTCGCCGCGGAACTGGCACCGGTGCGCGGCAGCGTGGAAATCCTGCCGGCGACGCTGCTGACGCAGCACACGGAGCTGTTTGCCGATACCCTGCGCGGCAATCTGGCGTTGGCACGGCCGGAGGCAACGGAGGCCGATATGATCGCGGCTCTCGCCGCCGCAGGTCTCGACGAGATGGTGGGCCGCCTGCCGCACGGGCTCGACACGGCGCTTGGCGAGGCGGGCGCCGGCCTGTCCGGCGGGCAAACCCGCCGGCTGGCGCTCGCGCGCGTCCTGCTGCGCGATGCGCCTGTATGGTTGATGGACGAGCCGACGGAAGGACTCGACGGCCCGACCGCGCGCGATGTGGTCGCGCGCATCGACGCCGCCGCGGCCAATCGATCGCTTATCATTGCTACGCATATCCGCCGTGAAGCCGAACTCGCCGACCGCCTCGTCCTGATGCGCGACGGCCGGATCGTCGCGGAGGCGTCACGCGGAAGCGCGAAATACAAAGAAATGCTCGACGGGCTTCGCCCGGACTGA
- a CDS encoding cytochrome ubiquinol oxidase subunit I has protein sequence MELDIVALSRLQFAITALYHFLFVPLTLGLSILLAIMETVYVMTGRVIWRQMTKFWGTLFGINFALGVATGIVMEFQFGMNWSYYSHYVGDIFGAPLAIEGLMAFFLEATFVGLFFFGWDKLSKLGHLAATWAVAIGSNFSALWILIANGWMQNPVGSAFNPQTMRMEVVDFYEVLFNPVAQAKFVHTVSAGYVTAAVFVLGVSAWYLLKGRSVALAKRSMTVAASFGLASALSVVVLGDESGYLSTEHQKMKLAAIEAMWKTEPAPAPFTAFGFPDQQSRTTHFAVHIPWAMGLIGTRSLTTEIPGIEELVEHAKVRIRQGILAYDALQKIREAGSTAAIPDDVRTAFEDNGMDLGYALLLKRHVDDPRQASEDQIAQAAWDTVPNVPTLFWTFRIMVGLGFGFILLMAVFFYLSARHRLDRYPWLLRVAVFAIPLPWIAAECGWIVAEVGRQPWIIEGVLPTAAAVSSLGATTVLITILGFALIYTVLFIVEMSLMVVAIRKGPEDDHQPEPAIAPPSLVPAE, from the coding sequence ATGGAACTCGATATCGTAGCTCTCTCGCGGCTGCAGTTCGCAATCACCGCGCTCTATCACTTCCTCTTCGTTCCGCTCACGCTCGGCCTGTCGATCCTGCTCGCCATCATGGAGACGGTCTATGTGATGACCGGCCGGGTGATCTGGCGGCAGATGACCAAGTTCTGGGGCACGCTGTTTGGTATCAACTTCGCACTCGGCGTCGCCACCGGCATCGTGATGGAGTTCCAGTTCGGCATGAACTGGAGCTACTACAGCCACTATGTCGGCGACATCTTCGGCGCGCCGCTGGCGATCGAGGGCCTGATGGCCTTCTTCCTCGAGGCGACATTCGTCGGCCTGTTCTTCTTCGGCTGGGACAAGCTGTCGAAGCTCGGCCATCTCGCCGCCACCTGGGCGGTGGCGATCGGCTCAAACTTCTCGGCGCTGTGGATTCTGATCGCCAATGGCTGGATGCAGAATCCGGTGGGCTCGGCCTTCAACCCGCAGACCATGCGCATGGAGGTCGTCGACTTCTACGAGGTCCTGTTCAACCCGGTGGCGCAGGCGAAGTTCGTCCATACCGTCTCGGCGGGATATGTCACGGCTGCCGTGTTCGTCCTCGGCGTGTCGGCCTGGTACCTGCTCAAGGGCCGCAGCGTCGCGCTGGCGAAGCGCTCGATGACGGTGGCCGCGTCCTTCGGCCTTGCTTCGGCCTTGTCGGTCGTGGTCCTCGGCGACGAGAGCGGTTATCTCTCGACCGAGCATCAGAAAATGAAGCTCGCCGCGATCGAGGCGATGTGGAAGACCGAGCCGGCGCCCGCGCCTTTCACGGCGTTCGGCTTCCCCGACCAGCAGTCGCGCACGACACATTTCGCTGTCCATATCCCCTGGGCCATGGGTCTGATCGGCACGCGCTCGCTGACCACGGAAATCCCCGGCATCGAGGAACTGGTCGAGCATGCAAAGGTTCGCATCCGCCAGGGCATCCTCGCCTATGACGCGCTGCAGAAGATCCGCGAGGCGGGCAGCACGGCGGCGATCCCCGACGACGTGCGAACCGCCTTCGAGGACAACGGCATGGACCTCGGCTACGCGCTGCTCCTGAAGCGCCATGTCGACGATCCCCGCCAGGCGAGCGAGGATCAGATCGCGCAGGCGGCCTGGGACACGGTCCCGAACGTGCCCACCCTGTTCTGGACCTTCCGTATCATGGTCGGCCTCGGCTTCGGCTTCATCCTCTTGATGGCGGTGTTCTTCTACCTCTCGGCGCGTCACCGCCTCGACCGCTATCCATGGCTTCTGCGCGTCGCGGTCTTCGCGATCCCGCTGCCGTGGATCGCGGCCGAGTGTGGCTGGATCGTCGCCGAGGTCGGACGCCAACCCTGGATCATCGAGGGCGTGCTGCCGACGGCGGCGGCCGTGTCGAGCCTTGGCGCAACCACGGTGCTGATCACCATCCTCGGCTTCGCGCTGATCTATACCGTCCTGTTCATCGTCGAGATGTCGCTGATGGTCGTCGCGATCCGCAAGGGCCCCGAGGATGATCACCAGCCGGAGCCGGCGATCGCCCCTCCCTCCCTCGTTCCCGCGGAGTGA
- the cydB gene encoding cytochrome d ubiquinol oxidase subunit II, translated as MILHDLIDYPTLRVTWWVLLGVLLIGFAVMDGFDLGTGTLLPFVAKNDLERRVVINAVGPVWEGNQVWLILGGGAIFAAWPPLYAVSFSGFYLAMFAILFALILRPVAFKYRSKRESAAWRSRWDWALFIGGFVPALVMGVAVGNVLQGVPFHFGSDLRIFYDGTTLFELLNPFGLLCGLLSVAMLVMHGAAWLVLKTKDEVAVRARTYGSIAALVTIGLFAIGGLWLWTGIDGYRLTSAVVMDGPSNPLAKTVEQGAGIWFENYAAHPWMMAAPALGFGGAALALLLLRLRREVLTLIASALSILGIISTVGLSMFPFILPSSVDPRSSLTVWDASSSHLTLFIMLVVTAIFIPIIVAYTSWVYRVLWGKVDADGIRNGTGHAY; from the coding sequence ATGATCCTGCATGATCTCATCGATTATCCGACGCTCCGCGTCACCTGGTGGGTGTTGCTCGGCGTTCTCTTGATCGGCTTTGCCGTGATGGACGGTTTCGACCTCGGCACCGGCACGCTTCTGCCCTTCGTCGCGAAGAACGACCTCGAGCGCCGCGTGGTCATCAACGCGGTCGGCCCGGTCTGGGAAGGAAACCAGGTCTGGCTGATCCTCGGCGGCGGGGCGATCTTCGCCGCCTGGCCGCCGCTCTACGCCGTGTCCTTCTCGGGCTTCTATCTGGCGATGTTCGCAATCCTCTTCGCGCTCATCCTGCGGCCGGTCGCCTTCAAATACCGGTCGAAGCGCGAGAGTGCCGCGTGGCGTTCGCGCTGGGACTGGGCGCTGTTCATCGGCGGTTTCGTTCCGGCGCTCGTTATGGGTGTGGCGGTGGGCAATGTCCTGCAGGGCGTGCCGTTCCACTTCGGCTCGGACCTGCGCATCTTCTACGACGGCACGACGCTGTTCGAGCTACTCAATCCGTTCGGCCTGCTCTGCGGCCTGCTGTCGGTTGCCATGCTCGTCATGCACGGCGCGGCGTGGCTGGTGCTAAAGACGAAGGACGAGGTGGCCGTCAGGGCGCGCACCTATGGCAGCATCGCCGCGCTCGTGACGATCGGCCTCTTCGCAATCGGCGGGCTGTGGCTGTGGACCGGCATCGACGGCTACCGTCTCACCAGCGCGGTCGTGATGGACGGACCGTCCAACCCGCTCGCCAAGACGGTGGAGCAGGGGGCCGGCATCTGGTTCGAGAACTATGCGGCCCACCCGTGGATGATGGCCGCTCCGGCACTGGGTTTCGGCGGCGCGGCGCTTGCCCTTCTCCTGCTGCGCCTGCGACGCGAGGTGTTGACGCTTATTGCGAGCGCGCTGTCGATCCTCGGCATCATCTCGACCGTCGGCCTGTCGATGTTCCCGTTCATCCTGCCATCGTCGGTCGACCCGCGGTCGAGCCTGACGGTCTGGGACGCCTCGTCGAGCCATCTGACGCTGTTCATCATGCTCGTCGTCACCGCGATCTTCATCCCGATCATCGTCGCCTATACGAGCTGGGTCTATCGCGTCCTGTGGGGCAAGGTCGACGCGGATGGCATCCGCAACGGCACCGGCCACGCCTACTGA
- the cydX gene encoding cytochrome bd-I oxidase subunit CydX, with product MWYFAWLLGLPLAAAFAVLNAMWYELMEDEAQKRAADKPN from the coding sequence ATGTGGTATTTCGCCTGGCTGCTCGGCCTCCCCCTCGCCGCCGCCTTCGCCGTGCTCAACGCGATGTGGTACGAGTTGATGGAGGACGAGGCGCAGAAACGCGCCGCCGACAAGCCGAACTGA
- a CDS encoding DUF3011 domain-containing protein, whose product MIRILTAAGALLALGYMALPAQAESTVKCVSRNYQYDECWAGPLKRPQLIHQVSSSACILNRSWGYNPQSGYIWVANGCAGVFADVTGYHYGRGGKVDPGARTYDEHGHDVGAAVGAAVIGAIVGGIVAGNHHGHQHTTSNVREDDGYNGCHGIGCMVTPPDDNDTIDTRPQFDKEGNPNFDIHGNYQGCHGVGCFVDDPDSTDDSDQ is encoded by the coding sequence ATGATACGCATCCTAACCGCCGCCGGCGCTCTTCTCGCTCTTGGTTATATGGCCTTGCCTGCGCAGGCGGAGTCCACGGTCAAATGTGTGTCGCGCAACTATCAGTACGACGAGTGCTGGGCCGGCCCGCTCAAGCGGCCGCAGTTGATCCATCAGGTCTCGAGCAGTGCCTGCATCCTGAACCGGAGCTGGGGATATAATCCGCAGTCCGGCTACATCTGGGTGGCCAACGGATGCGCCGGCGTCTTCGCCGACGTCACCGGATACCACTATGGACGCGGCGGCAAGGTCGACCCCGGTGCCCGCACCTATGACGAGCATGGTCACGACGTCGGCGCGGCGGTCGGCGCCGCCGTCATCGGCGCGATCGTCGGCGGCATCGTGGCCGGCAATCATCACGGCCATCAGCACACCACCAGCAACGTGCGCGAGGACGACGGCTACAATGGCTGTCACGGAATCGGCTGCATGGTCACCCCGCCGGACGATAACGACACCATCGACACCAGGCCTCAATTCGACAAAGAGGGAAATCCGAATTTCGACATCCACGGCAACTACCAGGGCTGCCACGGCGTCGGATGTTTCGTCGACGATCCGGACAGCACCGACGACAGCGACCAGTAG
- a CDS encoding type II 3-dehydroquinate dehydratase, translated as MKPIYVLNGPNLNRLGKREPEIYGTTTLAQVEDMCRKAAGERHLRFHQTNAEHQLVDWVHEAIDEGAGIVINPAGLSFRSIPLLDALKMFPGPIIELHISNIHRREEIYHTSLVSKVATAVIAGLGPRGYEVAVKAMGDMIEPGS; from the coding sequence ATGAAGCCGATCTACGTCCTCAACGGCCCCAACCTCAACCGCCTCGGCAAGCGCGAACCCGAAATCTACGGCACGACGACACTCGCCCAAGTCGAGGACATGTGCCGAAAGGCAGCGGGGGAAAGGCACCTCCGGTTCCACCAGACCAATGCGGAACATCAGCTCGTCGACTGGGTGCACGAAGCGATCGACGAGGGCGCGGGCATCGTCATCAACCCGGCGGGCCTCAGCTTCCGTTCGATCCCGCTGCTCGACGCGCTCAAGATGTTTCCCGGCCCGATCATCGAGCTGCATATCTCGAATATCCACCGTCGCGAGGAGATCTATCACACCTCGCTGGTGTCGAAGGTCGCGACCGCCGTGATCGCGGGACTGGGGCCGCGCGGCTACGAGGTCGCCGTCAAGGCGATGGGGGATATGATCGAACCGGGCTCGTGA
- a CDS encoding TRAP transporter large permease — protein sequence MSLASPFSICIVAITALALLGLPVGHAMIAGSILYLWMAGLDMGTAAEQFLNGMYSNYIILAVPLFILAAELMNIGSMTDRLMSFCNAIVGRFRGGLAQVNILQSIIFAGMSGSAIADAAGSGKIMQNMMTADGKYPASYAAALTAATSVIGPIIPPSIPMIIYALVSDASIGYLFLAGVVPGLLMAGLQMVLVAVQARSRNFPVEAPTPLREIPRITWQALPALLMPVVLLGGIYSGITTPTEAAAVAAAYALFISVVLYRSVSFGDFYRSVLASARTTSSIGMLIAGALVLNYVVTVENIPQSLSVLLTSWDLSPTGFLIMVNLILLVLGCVLEGTTIILVILPVFIPTANALGIDLVHFGVMCVVNIMLGLVTPPYGLLLFIMTRIANVPLWDIVRDVLPFLYTMIASLIIITFFPDVVLWLPRLFGYQG from the coding sequence ATGAGCCTCGCCAGTCCCTTCTCGATCTGTATCGTCGCCATCACGGCGCTGGCGCTGCTCGGTCTTCCGGTGGGCCACGCGATGATCGCAGGCTCCATCCTCTATCTCTGGATGGCCGGGCTCGACATGGGCACGGCCGCCGAGCAGTTCCTCAACGGGATGTATTCGAACTACATCATCCTCGCCGTGCCGCTGTTCATCCTGGCGGCCGAGCTGATGAACATCGGCTCGATGACCGACCGGCTGATGAGCTTCTGCAACGCTATCGTCGGCCGCTTCCGCGGCGGGCTCGCCCAGGTCAACATCCTGCAGTCGATCATCTTCGCCGGCATGTCGGGCTCGGCCATCGCCGACGCTGCGGGCTCCGGCAAGATCATGCAGAACATGATGACCGCCGACGGCAAGTATCCGGCGAGCTATGCCGCGGCGCTGACGGCCGCGACCTCGGTGATCGGGCCGATCATCCCGCCGTCGATCCCGATGATCATCTATGCGCTCGTCTCCGACGCCTCGATCGGCTACCTCTTCCTGGCCGGCGTCGTCCCGGGCCTTCTCATGGCCGGGCTCCAGATGGTGCTCGTCGCCGTGCAGGCGCGCTCGCGCAATTTCCCCGTCGAGGCGCCGACGCCGCTGCGCGAGATACCGCGCATCACCTGGCAGGCGCTGCCGGCGCTGCTGATGCCGGTCGTTCTCCTCGGCGGTATCTATTCGGGCATCACGACGCCGACGGAGGCCGCAGCGGTCGCGGCCGCCTACGCGCTGTTCATCTCGGTGGTCCTCTATCGCAGCGTGTCCTTCGGCGACTTCTACCGCTCGGTGCTGGCGAGCGCGCGCACCACCTCCTCGATCGGCATGCTGATCGCCGGCGCGCTGGTGCTCAACTACGTCGTCACGGTCGAGAACATTCCGCAGTCGCTGAGCGTGCTTCTGACCAGCTGGGACCTGTCGCCGACCGGCTTCCTGATCATGGTCAATCTCATCCTGCTGGTCCTCGGCTGCGTGCTCGAGGGAACGACGATCATCCTCGTCATCCTGCCGGTGTTCATCCCCACCGCCAACGCGCTCGGCATCGACCTGGTCCACTTCGGCGTCATGTGCGTGGTCAACATCATGCTCGGCCTCGTCACGCCGCCCTACGGCCTGCTGCTGTTCATCATGACGCGCATCGCCAATGTGCCGCTGTGGGATATCGTCAGGGACGTGCTGCCCTTCCTCTACACGATGATCGCCTCGCTCATCATCATCACCTTCTTCCCGGACGTGGTGCTGTGGCTGCCGCGCCTCTTCGGATACCAAGGATAG
- a CDS encoding TRAP transporter small permease, which translates to MNPRLRAAGGWLYARAENVLAGMLAVMFAAFLLQILFRYVLNWPTGWTNELSAVLWIWIVLWGAAFVLTEQEEMRFDLIYASVGPRTRGAMFLICAASLIFLYGFSFPAVVDYVTFMKVEKTAYLKLRFDWVFCIYIVFVVAIIVRYLWLSWQVLRGSAPEEFDPTKAGSGV; encoded by the coding sequence ATGAATCCGAGACTGAGAGCGGCGGGCGGGTGGCTCTATGCCCGTGCGGAGAACGTGCTGGCGGGGATGCTGGCGGTGATGTTCGCCGCCTTCCTGCTGCAGATCCTGTTCCGCTACGTGCTGAACTGGCCGACCGGCTGGACCAACGAGCTGAGCGCGGTGCTCTGGATCTGGATCGTGCTGTGGGGCGCGGCCTTCGTGCTGACCGAGCAGGAGGAGATGCGGTTCGACCTGATCTACGCATCGGTCGGCCCGCGCACGCGCGGCGCGATGTTCCTGATCTGCGCTGCCTCGCTCATCTTCCTCTACGGCTTCTCGTTCCCGGCAGTGGTCGACTACGTCACCTTCATGAAGGTCGAGAAGACGGCCTATCTGAAGCTGCGCTTCGACTGGGTGTTCTGCATCTACATCGTCTTCGTCGTCGCCATCATCGTCCGCTACCTCTGGCTGTCCTGGCAGGTGCTGCGCGGCTCGGCGCCCGAAGAATTCGACCCCACCAAGGCAGGATCCGGCGTATGA